A window of the Arachis duranensis cultivar V14167 chromosome 5, aradu.V14167.gnm2.J7QH, whole genome shotgun sequence genome harbors these coding sequences:
- the LOC107491380 gene encoding uncharacterized protein LOC107491380, with translation MSPEANFTGTGEERSNSLLSNARCTFCFPCCFGSRRSASVGIAWWERVRTRSWSESQTQAVTGSVGVRWWARGFMKVREWSEIVAGPRWKTFIRRFNRSRSGGGNGGRYGQVGKYQYDPLSYALNFDEGPGQNGDSDDHSYEGFRNFSCRYAAAPVSSAAPPFKSVTTDVSEDDVVFG, from the coding sequence ATGTCCCCCGAAGCTAATTTCACCGGAACCGGTGAAGAGAGGTCAAACTCTTTATTATCCAACGCGCGCTGCACCTTCTGCTTTCCCTGCTGCTTCGGTTCCCGTCGTTCCGCCAGCGTCGGCATCGCGTGGTGGGAGCGCGTCAGAACAAGGTCATGGTCCGAGTCCCAGACCCAGGCGGTGACCGGAAGCGTCGGTGTTCGGTGGTGGGCGCGTGGATTCATGAAAGTGCGCGAGTGGTCAGAGATCGTCGCGGGGCCACGCTGGAAGACCTTCATTCGGCGGTTTAACCGTAGCCGTAGTGGGGGAGGAAACGGTGGTCGTTACGGGCAAGTGGGGAAATACCAATACGACCCCTTGAGTTACGCGCTGAACTTCGACGAGGGCCCGGGACAAAACGGAGATTCCGATGACCATAGTTATGAAGGGTTTCGGAATTTCTCGTGCCGTTACGCAGCTGCTCCTGTTTCTTCTGCCGCTCCTCCGTTCAAGTCCGTTACTACTGATGTGAGTGAAGACGACGTCGTTTTTGGATGA
- the LOC107491378 gene encoding cytochrome P450 82A1-like — MDSSTLNYQNATVESGIASAIVILLCFFLFRFIIKFGHHSREPPTVSGAWPIIGHLPLLRGSKQLHITLASMADKYGPLFTIKSGSKKTIVLSDWEMAKECFTTNNMAVSTRPTKLVANENLSYNGAMFGFALYGPYWRQIRKIVTLELLSNRRIEQLSHIRVSEVQASVKDVYRKRNNDEEYVLVEMKQWFAELIFNMVFRMLVGKRCFGFGGLENNNRCLETIREFMNLLGVFTVADVVPLLRWLDFGGYEKAMKKTAKELDDFVREHRQKRSLLDEKDFLDVMISVFDDASGLDGFDAHTIIKATTLSMITGATDTTTVTLTWAMCMLLRNPHTLKKAKEELNTQIGKERRILESDLSKLQYIQAIIKETLRLYPPSPLGVHREFTENCNLGGYQIKKGTRLITNLWKIHTDSSIWSDPLEFKPERFLTTHKDVDVKGHHFELLPFGSGRRACPAISFGFQMVHFILASFLHSFEILNPSPELVDTDGTLGITHVKTTPLEILVKPCLIPNCYETM, encoded by the exons atggATTCTTCAACCCTAAATTACCAAAATGCCACTGTAGAATCTGGAATTGCATCTGCAATAGTCATCTTACTCTGTTTCTTTCTGTTTCGTTTCATCATCAAATTCGGTCATCATAGTAGAGAACCCCCAACAGTGTCCGGAGCATGGCCAATCATCGGTCACCTTCCATTGTTACGCGGTTCAAAGCAGCTCCACATAACTCTAGCTTCCATGGCCGACAAGTACGGACCCCTTTTCACCATCAAGAGTGGCTCCAAAAAGACCATAGTACTCAGCGACTGGGAAATGGCGAAAGAATGCTTCACCACCAACAACATGGCGGTTTCCACTCGCCCCACAAAGCTTGTCGCCAATGAAAACCTTTCATACAACGGAGCCATGTTTGGTTTCGCGCTGTACGGTCCATACTGGCGCCAAATCCGCAAGATTGTGACGTTAGAGCTCCTCTCGAATCGCCGAATCGAGCAACTAAGCCATATTCGTGTCTCTGAAGTTCAAGCTTCAGTGAAAGATGTAtacagaaaaagaaataatgacGAAGAGTATGTGTTGGTGGAGATGAAGCAGTGGTTTGCTGAATTGATCTTCAACATGGTTTTTAGGATGCTTGTTGGGAAGAGATGCTTTGGATTTGGTGGTTTGGAAAATAATAACAGGTGTTTGGAAACGATAAGGGAGTTCATGAATTTGTTGGGGGTGTTTACAGTGGCAGATGTTGTTCCTTTGTTAAGGTGGTTGGATTTTGGGGGCTATgagaaagcaatgaagaaaacTGCTAAGGAGTTGGATGATTTTGTAAGAGAACATCGCCAAAAGAGGAGTTTGTTAGATGAGAAAGATTTTTTGGATGTCATGATTTCGGTTTTTGATGATGCGTCAGGTCTTGATGGATTTGATGCTCATACCATAATCAAAGCCACAACATTG TCTATGATTACTGGAGCAACCGATACAACCACTGTTACCCTTACATGGGCAATGTGTATGCTATTAAGAAATCCCCACACattgaaaaaagcaaaagaagaacTCAATACCCAAATTGGGAAAGAGAGACGCATACTTGAGTCTGATCTAAGCAAATTGCAATACATTCAAGCCATTATTAAGGAGACACTAAGATTGTATCCACCTTCTCCACTTGGAGTGCACCGTGAATTCACAGAAAATTGCAATTTAGGTGGATACCAAATTAAAAAAGGAACTCGATTAATTACAAATCTTTGGAAAATCCACACCGACTCTTCTATTTGGTCAGATCCATTAGAGTTCAAGCCAGAAAGGTTCCTCACAACTCATAAAGATGTGGATGTTAAGGGTCATCATTTTGAGTTGTTACCATTTGGAAGTGGTAGAAGGGCGTGTCCAGCAATATCTTTTGGCTTTCAAATGGTTCATTTTATTCTGGCTAGCTTTTTGCATTCCTTTGAGATCTTGAATCCTTCCCCTGAACTTGTTGACACAGATGGAACCCTTGGAATCACCCATGTCAAAACTACTCCACTTGAGATACTTGTTAAACCGTGTTTGATTCCCAATTGTTATGAGACCATGTAA
- the LOC107491379 gene encoding probable inactive receptor kinase At2g26730: MGLKLIRVPSIFIISLFLSVNSEEQVVKQALVKFMEKLAPNNAQRDSKNWGWNLTSDPCTDHWHGVICHSDNKTVMSIVLEHLNLKGVLDATSLSTAKSLMLLSLKNNTLHDSVSEDIGNLKSLTHLYLNGNRFSGKLPISIGKITSLMRLHVSDNNFSGEIPEMSRLSQLVSFLADNNNFTGRVPHFDFSKLQLFNVSNNKLYGPIPDVRGKFFQDSFYGNPGLCGKPLANACPPAPAPAAPLPLPLPRPPPNSSHNGFKLYLGYIVLCFMVLAYIVLKLVRKFKIKDRALDEMQKTEKDKPNSEAYYNSSGSKSGIITGMRSESSFSSLESGMASASGLVVLSSAEYKALRFEDLLGAPAELVRRGKNGSLYKVMMENGMVLAVKRVKDCGISKQHFQARMEIIAKVKHPRVLPPLAYYCSHQEKLLVYEYMHNGSLFMLLYGSQSGGHHSFGWRSRLKVAADVAAALSHMHENLRESEVPSHGNLKSSNILFDNNIDPFISEYGLFVTENNNQRYYYGVKGDIYAFGVILLEMLTGKVVKNSDGFGDLAKWVNSVVREEWTVEVFDKSLIREGASEERMMSLLQVALNCTSASPNDRPSMNQVAMVIRSLKEDEEKSVSF; encoded by the exons atgggTCTGAAACTCATACGGGTACCCTCCATTTTCATCATCTCGTTGTTCCTAAGTGTAAATTCAGAGGAACAAGTGGTGAAGCAAGCTTTGGTGAAGTTCATGGAAAAGCTTGCACCAAATAATGCACAACGAGATTCCAAGAATTGGGGTTGGAACCTCACATCAGATCCATGCACTGATCATTGGCACGGTGTGATTTGTCATTCGGACAACAAAACCGTGATGAGCATAGTTCTTGAACATTTAAATCTGAAAGGTGTTCTAGATGCTACTTCTCTTTCCACTGCGAAGTCTCTTATGCTCCTTAGCCTAAAAAACAATACTCTACATGATTCTGTTTCGGAGGACATAGGGAACTTGAAGTCCCTAACTCATCTCTATCTAAATGGTAACCGATTCTCCGGAAAGCTTCCGATCTCTATTGGGAAAATAACCAGCTTGATGAGGCTTCATGTTTCCGATAACAACTTCTCCGGAGAGATACCTGAAATGTCTCGTCTTTCACAGCTGGTATCTTTTCTTGCAGACAACAATAACTTCACCGGAAGAGTTCCTCATTTCGACTTCTCAAAACTTCAGTTGTTTAATGTCTCAAACAACAAGTTATATGGTCCTATTCCTGATGTTAGAGGAAAATTCTTTCAAGATAGCTTTTATGGTAATCCTGGTTTGTGTGGAAAACCACTTGCTAATGCATGTCCACCTGCACCTGCACCTGCagctcctcttcctcttcctcttcctcggCCGCCTCCGAATTCATCGCACAATGGTTTTAAGCTTTATTTAGGATACATAGTTCTTTGTTTCATGGTGTTGGCTTACATTGTCCTGAAATTGGTTcgaaaattcaagataaaagaCAGAGCATTGGATGAAATGCAAAAGACAGAGAAGGACAAGCCTAATAGTGAAGCTTATTACAATTCAAGTGGATCAAAGAGTGGAATAATAACTGGAATGAGATCAGagagttcattttcatctttggaaaGCGGCATGGCTTCAGCTTCCGGTCTTGTGGTTCTTTCGAGCGCAGAGTATAAGGCGCTGCGATTCGAGGACTTGCTTGGTGCTCCGGCGGAGTTGGTTAGGAGAGGGAAGAATGGAAGCCTGTACAAGGTGATGATGGAGAATGGGATGGTTTTGGCAGTGAAAAGAGTCAAGGATTGTGGGATTTCAAAGCAACATTTTCAGGCAAGGATGGAGATCATAGCAAAAGTGAAGCATCCAAGAGTGCTTCCACCTCTTGCATATTATTGCTCTCATCAAGAGAAGCTCCTTGTCTATGAATACATGCACAATGGAAGTCTCTTCATGTTGCTTTATG GATCCCAAAGTGGCGGGCACCACTCTTTTGGTTGGCGGAGTAGACTAAAAGTGGCGGCCGACGTAGCCGCGGCACTATCACACATGCATGAGAATCTGAGAGAGAGTGAAGTACCATCACACGGCAACTTGAAATCAAGCAACATCTTATTTGACAACAACATTGATCCATTCATAAGCGAATACGGCCTATTtgtgaccgaaaataataaccAACGCTACTACTACGGTGTCAAAGGTGATATCTACGCCTTCGGTGTGATACTCCTTGAGATGCTAACCGGGAAAGTGGTTAAGAATAGTGATGGGTTTGGTGATTTGGCGAAATGGGTGAACTCGGTGGTGAGAGAGGAATGGACAGTTGAAGTTTTTGACAAGTCACTAATCAGAGAAGGTGCATCTGAAGAGAGGATGATGAGCTTGTTGCAGGTAGCGTTGAATTGCACCAGTGCTTCCCCAAATGATAGGCCAAGTATGAATCAAGTTGCAATGGTTATAAGATCCCTGAAGGAGGATGAAGAAAAATCAGTGTCCTTCTGA